Proteins from one Sarcophilus harrisii chromosome 2, mSarHar1.11, whole genome shotgun sequence genomic window:
- the CCT7 gene encoding T-complex protein 1 subunit eta has product MMPTPVILLKEGTDSSQGIPQLVSNISACQVIAEAVRTTLGPRGMDKLIVDGRGKATISNDGATILKLLDVVHPAAKTLVDIAKSQDAEVGDGTTSVTLLAAEFLKQVKSYVEEGLHPQIIIRAFRTATQLAVNKIKEIAVTVKNEDKEEQRRLLEKCAMTALSSKLISQQKAAFAIMVVDAVMMLDDLLQLKMIGIKKVQGGALEESQLVAGVAFKKTFSYAGFEMQPKKYTNPTIALLNVELELKAEKDNAEVRVHTVEDYQAIVDAEWNILYDKLEKIYSSGAKVVLSKLPIGDVATQYFADRDMFCAGRVPEEDLRRTMMACGGSIQTSVNALTPEVLGSCQLFEETQIGGERYNFFTGCPKAKTCTIILRGGAEQFMEETERSLHDAIMIVRRAIKNDSVVAGGGAIEMELSKYLRDYSRTIPGKQQLLIGAYAKALEIIPRQLCDNAGFDATNILNKLRAKHAQGGLWYGVDINNEDIADNFEAFVWEPAMVRINALTAASEAACLIVSVDETIKNPRSTVDGPPMGRGRGRGRPHMH; this is encoded by the exons ATGATG CCCACACCAGTTATCCTCCTGAAGGAGGGGACGGACAGCTCCCAAGGGATCCCTCAGCTTGTCAGCAATATCAGCGCCTGCCAGGTGATTGCAGAGGCTGTCCGAACCACGCTGGGGCCCCGAGGGATGGACAAGCTCATCGTCGATGGCAGAG GAAAAGCAACAATTTCCAATGACGGTGCTACCATCTTGAAGCTCCTTGATGTTGTTCATCCTGCTGCCAAGACTCTTGTGGACATCGCTAAGTCACAGGATGCTGAG GTTGGCGATGGGACCACCTCAGTGACATTGTTGGCAGCAGAATTCCTGAAGCAAGTGAAATCCTATGTAGAGGAAGGCTTGCACCCCCAGATCATCATCCGGGCTTTCCGCACAGCCACACAGTTG GCAGTTAACAAGATCAAGGAGATTGCTGTGACTGTAAAGAATGAAGACAAAGA GGAGCAGAGGAGGCTGCTTGAGAAGTGTGCCATGACTGCGCTGAGCTCCAAGCTGATTTCCCAGCAGAAGGCTGCCTTTGCCATCATGGTGGTGGACGCTGTTATGATGCTCGATGATCTGCTGCAGCTCAAGATGATTGGCATCAAGAAGGTTCAGGGTGGTGCCCTGGAG GAGTCCCAGTTGGTGGCTGGTGTTGCTTTCAAGAAAACCTTCTCTTATGCTGGGTTTGAGATGCAGCCCAAGAAGTACACCAACCCCACCATCGCCTTGCTGAATGTGGAGCTGGAGCTGAAGGCCGAGAAGGACAACGCCGAAGTGCGCGTGCACACTGTGGAG GACTACCAAGCCATTGTGGACGCGGAGTGGAACATCTTATATGACAAGTTAGAGAAGATTTACAGCTCCGGGGCCAAAGTTGTCTTGTCCAAGCTTCCCATCGGGGATGTGGCCACTCAGTATTTTGCTGACCGGGACATGTTCTGTGCTGGCCGTGTCCCGGAGGAGGATCTGCGGAGGACCATGATG gcCTGCGGGGGCTCCATCCAGACCAGTGTCAATGCCCTGACCCCAGAAGTGCTGGGCAGCTGCCAGCTTTTTGAGGAGACACAGATCGGAGGCGAGAG GTATAACTTCTTCACCGGCTGCCCCAAGGCCAAAACCTGCACCATCATCCTTCGAGGAGGTGCCGAGCAGTTTATGGAAGAGACGGAGCGTTCCCTCCATGACGCCATCATGATCGTCCGCAGAGCCATCAAG AATGATTCGGTGGTGGCAGGAGGCGGGGCCATCGAGATGGAGCTTTCCAAGTACTTGCGGGACTACTCAAGGACCATCCCGGGCAAGCAGCAGCTGCTGATCGGGGCCTACGCCAAGGCCCTGGAGATCATCCCCCGGCAGCTGTGCGACAATGCGGGCTTTGACGCCACCAACATCCTCAACAAGCTCCGGGCCAAGCACGCACAG GGTGGCTTGTGGTACGGCGTGGACATCAACAACGAGGACATCGCAGACAACTTTGAGGCCTTCGTGTGGGAGCCGGCCATGGTCCGCATCAATGCCCTGACGGCTGCTTCGGAGGCCGCCTGCCTCATCGTGTCTGTGGATGAGACCATCAAGAACCCGCGCTCCACCGTGGACGGGCCGCCCatgggccggggccggggccggggccgacCCCACATGCACTGA
- the PRADC1 gene encoding protease-associated domain-containing protein 1 produces the protein MSTNSFSPTLLLPTNEPNEVKEAVYRRAHLPTRSRLRLSNECGQRGPGAGRAEQLSGGARSGAGGGGGGGPGSECPSAGPRWSGASWAGAACGCGAPRACWPTHTRYEQIQLVPADPPEACGSLNNGFFIQDQIALVERGGCSFLSKTRVVQEHGGRAVIISDNAADNDSFYVEMIQDSSHRTADIPALFLLGRDGYMIRRSLEQHGLPWAIISIPVNVTSIPTFELLQPPWTFW, from the exons ATGTCCACCAATAGCTTCTCACCCACGCTCCTCCTTCCCACCAATGAGC CCAATGAAGTAAAGGAGGCGGTCTATCGGCGGGCGCATCTCCCAACCAGATCTCGGCTACGGCTCTCCAATGAGTGTGGGCAGCGGGGGCCGGGGGCGGGCCGAGCGGAGCAGCTGTCAGGGGGCGCGCGGTCCGGAgcaggaggcggcggcggcggcggccccggGAGCGAGTGTCCCTCGGCCGGCCCGAGATGGTCCGGGGCGTCGTGGGCTGGGGCTGCTTGTGGCTGTGGTGCTCCGCGTGCGTGCTGGCCCACG CACACCCGGTACGAGCAGATCCAGCTTGTCCCGGCTGACCCCCCGGAGGCCTGTGGATCACTGAACAACGGGTTTTTCATCCAGGACCAGATTGCCTTGGTGGAGCGGGG GGGCTGTTCCTTCCTCTCCAAGACGAGGGTGGTACAGGAACACGGGGGCCGGGCAGTGATCATCTCTGACAACGCGGCCGACAATGACAGCTTCTACGTGGAGATGATCCAGGACAGCAGCCACCGCACAGCCGACATCCCGGCTCTCTTCCTGCTGGGCAGAGATGG cTACATGATCCGCCGCTCCCTGGAACAGCACGGGCTACCCTGGGCCATCATCTCCATCCCGGTCAACGTCACCAGCATCCCCACGTTTGAACTGTTGCAGCCACCTTGGACATTTTGGTAG
- the SMYD5 gene encoding SET and MYND domain-containing protein 5 isoform X2, whose translation MRVGGGARPLGPRVRGVGSRAAHAQGELPGAGLSVRGRCQRPSKMAASMCDMFSFCVGAAGPVRGPVEVRFVSSAKGKGLFATRPVQKGETIFVERPLVASQFLWNALYRYRACDHCLRALETAEENAQRLSGRTCGALPHPEQCSIRKELHQLCPHCQVAYCSAECRQAALEQYHRALCLGPSQNDPAHPLNKLQEAWRSVHYPPETASIMLMARMVATVKQAKDKERWIKLFSQFCNKTANEEEEIVHKLLGDKFKGQLELLRRLFTEALYEEQLSRWFTPDGFRSLFALVGTNGQGIGTSSLSQWVHGCDALDLKPQEREQLDAFIDQLYKDIERASGEFLNCEGSGLFVLQSCCNHSCVPNAETSFPENNFLLHVTALEDIKPGEEICISYLDCCQRERSRYSRHKILRENYLFVCSCPKCLAEAEDPSVTSDEEEEEEEEEGEPEDAELEDEMTDV comes from the exons ATGAGAGTGGGGGGCGGGGCCAGGCCCTTGGGCCCTCGAGTACGCGGAGTCGGGAGCAGAGCTGCGCATGCGCAAGGAGAGCTGCCCGGCGCGGGGTTAAGTGTCAGAGGGCGGTGCCAGCGCCCCTCCAAGATGGCGGCCTCCATGTGCGACATGTTCTCCTTCTGCGTGGGCGCGGCGGGCCCGGTCCGGGGGCCCGTGGAGGTCCGATTCGTAAGCAGCGCTAAG GGGAAGGGGCTCTTTGCTACGCGGCCAGTCCAGAAAGGGGAGACCATCTTCGTGGAGAGGCCTCTGGTGGCCTCCCAGTTCCTCTGGAACGCCCTTTACCGCTATAGAG CCTGTGACCACTGCCTGCGGGCCTTGGAGACCGCCGAGGAGAACGCCCAGAGGCTGTCGGGGAGGACCTGCGGCGCTCTGCCTCACCCCGAGCAGTGCAGCATCCGGAAGGAGCTCCACCAGCTGTGCCCCCACTGCCAG GTGGCGTATTGCAGCGCGGAGTGTCGCCAGGCGGCTTTGGAGCAGTACCACCGAGCCCTGTGCCTGGGCCCCTCCCAGAATGACCCTGCGCATCCTCTCAACAAGCTTCAGGAAGCCTGGAG GAGCGTCCACTACCCTCCCGAGACTGCCAGCATCATGCTGATGGCCCGCATGGTGGCCACTGTGAAGCAG GCAAAGGATAAGGAACGCTGGATCAAACTCTTCTCCCAGTTCTGTAATAAAACGGccaatgaggaggaagagatcgTCCATAAGCTCCTCGGAGACAAGTTTAAG GGCCAGTTGGAACTTCTGAGGCGACTCTTCACGGAGGCTCTGTACGAAGAACAGCTCAGCCGG TGGTTTACGCCTGATGGATTTCGGTCTCTCTTTGCTCTTGTTGGGACAAATGGTCAAGGAATTGGGACCAG TTCCCTGAGTCAGTGGGTCCATGGTTGTGACGCCCTTGACCTGAAGCCCCAGGAACGGGAGCAGCTGGATGCGTTCATCGATCAGCTGTACAAGGACATCGAGAGAG CCAGCGGCGAGTTCCTCAACTGTGAGGGGTCTGGGCTCTTCGTGCTTCAGAGCTGCT GCAACCACAGCTGTGTCCCCAACGCGGAGACCTCCTTCCCAGAAAACAATTTCCTTCTGCACGTCACAGCCCTTGAGGACATCAAACCTGGGGAG GAAATCTGCATCAGCTACCTGGACTGCTGCCAGCGCGAGCGCAGCCGATACAGCCGGCACAAGATTCTCAG GGAGAACTACCTGTTCGTCTGCTCCTGCCCCAAATGCCTGGCCGAGGCTGAGGATCCCAGTGTGACCTccgatgaggaagaggaggaagaggaagaggagggcgAGCCGGAGGACGCCGAGCTGGAGGACGAGATGACTGATGTTTGA
- the SMYD5 gene encoding SET and MYND domain-containing protein 5 isoform X1, whose product MRVGGGARPLGPRVRGVGSRAAHAQGELPGAGLSVRGRCQRPSKMAASMCDMFSFCVGAAGPVRGPVEVRFVSSAKGKGLFATRPVQKGETIFVERPLVASQFLWNALYRYRACDHCLRALETAEENAQRLSGRTCGALPHPEQCSIRKELHQLCPHCQVAYCSAECRQAALEQYHRALCLGPSQNDPAHPLNKLQEAWRSVHYPPETASIMLMARMVATVKQAKDKERWIKLFSQFCNKTANEEEEIVHKLLGDKFKGQLELLRRLFTEALYEEQLSRENFIKKVISELINQLLLIARRRMQDQWFTPDGFRSLFALVGTNGQGIGTSSLSQWVHGCDALDLKPQEREQLDAFIDQLYKDIERASGEFLNCEGSGLFVLQSCCNHSCVPNAETSFPENNFLLHVTALEDIKPGEEICISYLDCCQRERSRYSRHKILRENYLFVCSCPKCLAEAEDPSVTSDEEEEEEEEEGEPEDAELEDEMTDV is encoded by the exons ATGAGAGTGGGGGGCGGGGCCAGGCCCTTGGGCCCTCGAGTACGCGGAGTCGGGAGCAGAGCTGCGCATGCGCAAGGAGAGCTGCCCGGCGCGGGGTTAAGTGTCAGAGGGCGGTGCCAGCGCCCCTCCAAGATGGCGGCCTCCATGTGCGACATGTTCTCCTTCTGCGTGGGCGCGGCGGGCCCGGTCCGGGGGCCCGTGGAGGTCCGATTCGTAAGCAGCGCTAAG GGGAAGGGGCTCTTTGCTACGCGGCCAGTCCAGAAAGGGGAGACCATCTTCGTGGAGAGGCCTCTGGTGGCCTCCCAGTTCCTCTGGAACGCCCTTTACCGCTATAGAG CCTGTGACCACTGCCTGCGGGCCTTGGAGACCGCCGAGGAGAACGCCCAGAGGCTGTCGGGGAGGACCTGCGGCGCTCTGCCTCACCCCGAGCAGTGCAGCATCCGGAAGGAGCTCCACCAGCTGTGCCCCCACTGCCAG GTGGCGTATTGCAGCGCGGAGTGTCGCCAGGCGGCTTTGGAGCAGTACCACCGAGCCCTGTGCCTGGGCCCCTCCCAGAATGACCCTGCGCATCCTCTCAACAAGCTTCAGGAAGCCTGGAG GAGCGTCCACTACCCTCCCGAGACTGCCAGCATCATGCTGATGGCCCGCATGGTGGCCACTGTGAAGCAG GCAAAGGATAAGGAACGCTGGATCAAACTCTTCTCCCAGTTCTGTAATAAAACGGccaatgaggaggaagagatcgTCCATAAGCTCCTCGGAGACAAGTTTAAG GGCCAGTTGGAACTTCTGAGGCGACTCTTCACGGAGGCTCTGTACGAAGAACAGCTCAGCCGG gaaaattttatcaaGAAAGTGATCTCAGAACTCATCAACCAACTTCTGTTGATTGCTAGGAGGAGGATGCAAGATCAG TGGTTTACGCCTGATGGATTTCGGTCTCTCTTTGCTCTTGTTGGGACAAATGGTCAAGGAATTGGGACCAG TTCCCTGAGTCAGTGGGTCCATGGTTGTGACGCCCTTGACCTGAAGCCCCAGGAACGGGAGCAGCTGGATGCGTTCATCGATCAGCTGTACAAGGACATCGAGAGAG CCAGCGGCGAGTTCCTCAACTGTGAGGGGTCTGGGCTCTTCGTGCTTCAGAGCTGCT GCAACCACAGCTGTGTCCCCAACGCGGAGACCTCCTTCCCAGAAAACAATTTCCTTCTGCACGTCACAGCCCTTGAGGACATCAAACCTGGGGAG GAAATCTGCATCAGCTACCTGGACTGCTGCCAGCGCGAGCGCAGCCGATACAGCCGGCACAAGATTCTCAG GGAGAACTACCTGTTCGTCTGCTCCTGCCCCAAATGCCTGGCCGAGGCTGAGGATCCCAGTGTGACCTccgatgaggaagaggaggaagaggaagaggagggcgAGCCGGAGGACGCCGAGCTGGAGGACGAGATGACTGATGTTTGA